The Candidatus Dadabacteria bacterium genomic sequence TTTCCCCGGTAACCCGATAGTTCCGGGAGTGATAATTACCGAAGCGATGGCCCAGGCGGGAGGAGTACTTTTTAACTATTCTTTTAGGGAAGAACTGAAAAAGGAAGGTTTTGAGAACGCCTATCTGATGGGCCTTGACCATTGCCGGTTCAGAGCCCCGGTGGTTCCGGGCGACAGGGTGCTCTTTGAGGTGGAACTCGTGAGAAGAAGATCAAGAATAATGTTTTTTTCCGCAAAGGCTTCCGTGGGCGGAAAAGAAGTGGCGGCGGCGGAAATTTCCGCTTGTCTGGTATGACCTCTGGCTCGGTCTTTTTACACGACCCATTTTCACTTGTTGATTATTGACATTTCTGTTTATAGCCATATCATATAACGTTTACTGTAGAAAGGGTTGTTTTACCCAATTTCATGTTGGTCAGACAAGTGAATCCAGAATTCATAAAAATAAAAGGCTGGCGTAGCTCAGGGGTAGAGCAGCTGATTTGTAATCAGCCGGTCGGGGGTTCGAATCCCTTCGCCAGCTCTCCGTTTGATGAATATATCGGGGAGGTGGCTGAGTGGACAAAAGCAGCAGACTGTAAATCTGCCGGCGAAAGCCTACGTAGGTTCGAATCCTGCCCTCCCCAAGAACTTTGTGCGGGAGTAGCTCAGTTGGCTAGAGCATCAGCCTTCCAAGCTGAGGGTCGCGGGTTCGAGCC encodes the following:
- the fabZ gene encoding 3-hydroxyacyl-ACP dehydratase FabZ encodes the protein MKLGVDEIKELLPHREPFLFVDSVLEIEKGKRISAEKLFSPEEFFFRGHFPGNPIVPGVIITEAMAQAGGVLFNYSFREELKKEGFENAYLMGLDHCRFRAPVVPGDRVLFEVELVRRRSRIMFFSAKASVGGKEVAAAEISACLV